Part of the Odocoileus virginianus isolate 20LAN1187 ecotype Illinois chromosome 9, Ovbor_1.2, whole genome shotgun sequence genome, TCAAAAAACAATATTTCtgtgaagaagatgaaaagaatgACCAAACATCTTGCCATGAATATAAGACCCTGAGTGGAAATATGTATTGGTGAGAGCACAAACAGTGGTATGAGGTCAGGGAAGAGACAGTGAGTGTGACTACATGAGAAAGTGCAGTGTGAGCTGactgaggggaaagaaaaataagaaaataaaactattgcTGAAGTGAGGATGAAATTGGAAGGCTCACAAGGGACAGTAGAGACTGTGGAAAACACAATAAAGAACAATAAGCTAGAAATGGATAAGTGGGTAGAATTTACCAAAATGAATAAGAATGTTAAAACAAATTAGAGTGAGAAAACATGGGAATCACAAAAGAAGTTTGTTATATAGCCTGTCTTCatcttaaagaagaaatataatgaaacggccaatatttaatgatataatcCAAAGTAACATTtctgacataaaaataaacacacacacagagaaactgtAAGAATATTTTGACCATGTTTTTGTTTGTAACATGGGAGTGTTTTGGGGGGGGaaattagatttttctttattctgtggCCAGGCCATAAGATGATGCTTAATCACGTCTTTACCTGAAGTATTTAATCAGCTGCATTAGATACAGTTGTTTGAATTTGAGCATGGATATTAGATCTAGTCTGAGTAAACAGCcaaaattttcttcatatattctgtttgtgttttttttaatttactctttctAAAGAAACCTTTGAATGCAAAAAGAGTGCTTTAAgtaaaacttttcaaataaagagaaaatttaaaactggTTCTCTACTTAAGACAGGTTCACAAGCTATTTCTTAATTTGTAAGACTTATAACTATTACAAATGCAGAAATATTTTGGGGGAGTTGATGCATTTTAGCTTAAGCTAGACAAATTTTGGTTGTTGTTGGTGGACTTAGGCCAGTGATTCTTATCACTCCCTTAGTAAGTTTTTAAAGATACCCATTTTGGCTTCTAAGGGCAAATAGAAGATCTCCTCCATCCAATGATACTTTATCATTTGGGCTTACATAACAGAAAGATAACTTAATGAAAATAGAAAGCAGCTAATACATCCTGTTTAATGCCATAACATAACCTTGTTAAAATACTTGGAAATGTGAGATAacctaaagaaaaacagaactattctatttcatataatttcattCAGGTAAACATCTTAAATGGAGTAAAGCTATAAATATGGCTCTGACATTTCTTTATTTAGAATGATGACAAATGGTGTTCATCATatataaattgtttcttttttcctgtctatTTACAGGCTTTATTAGAAaaggttgtgatttttttttttcatgtgcttttcagcACTGACTATTGGTTGACAGACCTTTTTATACTGAAATGTCCTTGCTTTCCTAGTTAAGTCTTTACTCATTTTGTTTGATGTATTTCTGGATTTGGTATATTGCTTTGGGtggtgtagtcattttcacaacattgattcttccagtccacgAACATGGTATGTCTCTGCACTTGTAtcacctttgttttctttcatccaGTATATTTTTCTGCATTCAGGTCTTTCTGAAGTAATTCATACCATCGGTgccttattttgattttatttttttaacttgttgCTCAGACTAACCATACATCTCTTTGGGTGAACTACCATACTACATGTTTTCCTGGTTTCCTTTTTGGACAGTTAGAATTTTcttcttgactttttcttttggtttgagTCATGAGGACTCCCTTCCTTAACCTCTTTTTTTCTGGTTGCTGTGGATAAGTTTGTGATAGAATcaactgatgctttttttttttcttaacgaGTTTGGGATTTTTTGTCACAGTAgacagacttttttctttctgagattataattatctatttttttacaCTTAAATATTGAGCCatctggaaaattattttaaagtaatgtgAAAAGGTTGTGAATCAATGATATTGAATGCTTGCTTCAAACAAAAATGGTGCCCCCTTTTCATAATATGGAATTTAATTGAAATACGGCTGCCCAATCAAGGACCTCATTTTCTAAGTCCTTTAACTTACATGTGTGGCCTTGTGACCAGTAGTCACTAGAAGATGCAGATGAGAGTGATGTATGTCACCTATAGGCCAAGACTTTTAAGAAGTTCTCTCTCCCATTTGCCATCTAAACACAGGCaacaactatggaaaacagtgtggagatttcttaaaaagctggaaatagaactgccatatgacccagcaatcccacttctgggcatacacactgaggaaaccagatctgaaagagacatgtgcaccccaatgttcatcacagcactgtttataatagccaggacatggaagcaacctagatgcccatcagcagacaaatggatgaggaagctgtggtacatatacaccatggaatattactcagccattaaaaagaattcatttgaatcagttctaatgagatggatgaaactggagcccattatacagagcgaagtaagccagaaagataaagaccattacagcatactaacacatatatatggaatttagaaagatggtaatgataaccctatatgcaaaacagaaaaagagactcagaggtatagaacagacttgtggactctgggagaaggcgagggtgggatgtttcaagagaacagcattgaaacatgtatattatctagggtgaaacagatcaccagcccaggttgggtgcatgagacaagtgctcgggcctggtgcactgggaagacccagagggatcgggtggagagggaggtgggagaggggatcgggatggggaatacatgtaaatccatggctaattcatttcaatgtatgacaaaaactactgcaatgatgtaacgtaattagcctccaactaataaaaataaatgggaaaaaaaataaaattaaatttaaaaaaataaaaaaataaaaaataaacacggGCAACAGAAGAGGCAGTTGGATTCTGACAACAGATGTTTGGCAGGAACCCGGGTCCCTGAGTTACCAGGGTCAAGATAGCCACTCACTGACCCTGAACACCAATAGTGACTGTTATACAAGTGAGAATTAGACTCTCATTGTGGTAAGCCACTACAAAGTTGGGGTTTATTTATTGAAGTGGCCAGTATGGCTTCACCAATACAGAATCCAAAGAGAAGCTAACATTCCCTGAGCACCTGTGTCTGAGCACACTTCATTGTATTCAGTGAGCACTCTGCCTACTGTCAAGGAACAGGAAATGTTAGTTATGTAATATTTGTAAAGGATTGGGAAGGGGGGGTGGTTTATCAGTGGGTGACTTTCACAATTAACTACATGTTAAAGTGAAAATTCTATTCAGTGCACCTGTGTCATCCACTTCACTAGACTGGACcatggaaaaatctgaacataaaaagcagaggtatATCAAACCAATTCAgccttattttcatttatctcttaaTAATAATACTTCATTTAAAACAAGGCATCCAGTACAAACTTAAAATAGATGGTATACCAGGATGATGGTAGGAAACAATTTTGGCTTCTGGAGACAATTCACAATTGTGCAGGAAATTTACCAATGACCTCTATTAAGCAAAATAGGCTTCATCTGTAAATATGAATGGATAACCCAAGATTACATCTGGAGGAATACATGAAAGGAGGAGATGAGCTAATAAAATACCTAaagttactgaacaacaaatatttggCAATTAAGTTGAGGTTGAATTAAAAGTATTCAAGCATTATAGCACACAGTTGTTCCTCTTAGCTGCCCAGTATCAGGCAGAGTTTACAAATACTTGATGCTTTGTGGAACTACTTTGAAAATCAAGCTGCTGCCCTGCAAAGTTATTGAGCTAATTTGCAAAACTGTGACAAGTTTCTAAATAGAGTCCTCTACTCTTTCTTGTTGCAATTTTTGAAAATCTGTTGTGATTCTTAAATCAAAATGTTCAATGAAGGGAACATCATAGAAACATATAGTTTTGAAGACTTTAGCAAAATAGAATTCTTGAAAACATGGTACATAAACAGGAAGTAATTGAATTTGTCAATTCAAAAGTGagggacaaaatgaaaaaatcaaataagaGGAGTTCAGTGTACCTGATTGAACTTATATAACTGTGGTTTGTAATTTCACATATTGTGAGAAGAATTTTCGGATGAGCTTCCATTTGTAGGGTAAATTTACATTCTATAATGAATAGAATGAAATTGAAAAGCCCTATTTTTGTGACATCCCTATTTTGTTTGGCAAAGTATTCAAGATAATTTTGAGGAGTTTtgtgttataaaatatttgtctatGAATAAGTTTTGATGAAATAAAACTGAtaatatgatgaaaatatttggactaaaattatttaaacatttccacACATAAAAGCATAATTATGTACACTCACTGAGAATTTTCCTGAGCTTACCAGGAATCTCAACATATGTAGAAAGAGTTAATTATTTTCAGCAAAATATGGGCTACAGAGACGAGCTTTTTGAAAGTGTcaataaatttcaatttattaatgaTAAAATGCAATCTTGGGGATTGTTACAATTTTATGACAACTGAAAATAATGAGAGCATATTTGTAATTAAGGTCACTGAATGAAAGGGGAGAGACAATGTGGCAGAAAagacatttgaagaaataaaggctaaaatatttccaaatatgatGGAAAATATCAAGCCACAGGTCCTAAGTGCTTAAGATATCTAAGAAgattgaatagaaaaaaaaaactacatataaTCTCATCATAGTCAAATTGCTGAAAGccagtaataaaaaatattaaatgaatatagAGGGAAAAAAGGCATATACCATAGAAAAGATCAATATGAAAGTGAAGACTGAGTTCTAATCAGCATTGCATCAAGAAGACAAtgcaatgacattttaaaagtgttGAAGGAAAAAATTCTTCTCAACCTAGAGTTCTATATCTGTTTAAActattcttcaaaaatgaagagaaaataaaggtatTGTTTAATTcatggtcaaagaagaaatcacaagggaaatagGAGCTTATTTTGGAATGAATGATAATGAACATCCctcataaaaaaatttttgtggatACAGTTAAAACAGTAGCTAGAAGGAAACTGATAGCACTAAAAGTTTTCTTAGAAGGGAATAAATGTAACTTATCCTACcaccttaaaaaactagaaaatgtagagaaagttaaactcaaagaaaactagaaagaatAAAGAGTAGAAATCAATCAATTAGCAAATAgagaaacaacagagaaaatagagccaaaagttggttcttgaagaaagttaataaaattgataattcCTTAAGTAATAAAAGGTATATAATACACATTCCCAATATCAAGAATTGCACTGGGGACTTCCTTAGAGACATTTAAATGATAAGACACTTAAATGATAAGACATTTAAGTTTTCCCTGGTGACGCAtcagggaatacatgtaaatccatggctaattcatttcaatgtatgacaaaaactactgtaatgatgtaaagtaattagcctccaactaataaaaataaatggaaaaaaaaaaaaaaagaattggcctgccaaaggaggagactcagattcaatcccagggtcaggaggatactctggagaaggaaacagcaacccactccagaattcttgcctgggaaatcccatggacagaggagtctggtgggctacagtccatggggtcacaaagagtctgacatgactaaacaacaagaaaagaaTCAACTAGCCAATTAGTAGAATGGGTAAATTCCATGTAAAACAAATGTACCAAAATTGacccaagaagaaaaagaacatcttAATGGTcttttatttgttaaagaaagggaatctgaaataaaaattcttctcAGAAAAACTCCATGCCCAAAGACTTCACTAGTGAACTCTACCAAACATttgataagaaatgaaaaatgatgccAACCACATATCATatatttcagaaaactgaagaagagGAATATTTACTGGCTTGTTTCCTGAGGGCAGTATAACTCTGATATCAAGACCCAAGAAAGGCATTACAAAAAAGGGAATTGTAACTAACATGCCTCATGAACATAGGAACAAATATCActgacaaaatattaacaaaaacagCAATATGTGAAAATAACAATGTGCCATGACCAAATGTGAATTATTCTAGGAATGCAAGGTTAGTATAATGATTCCATGTAAGttgatttgatttaaaaaaatcattcagtgtAAGTTGTCACATTCCACAgactaaaatagaaaaatagacatGATAATCTCAGTTGACAGACAGAAATCTTGACAAAACTTAATACCCATTCATGTTAAAACATGCCAGAAAACTAGAAGTAGAAAGGGGCTTCCACAATCTGACAGAAGATGGCTATGAAAAACTTCCAGGTAATCATTATATTTGATGAAATATTGATTCCATTCCTTACAAAGCTGACAGCAAGGCAATGATGTGTCTATGTTTTCCTACATTTTCCTGGACGTTTTAAACCAGTGCTTAAGTAAGAGATAATATTTATGTAGGGAGAAATAAAATGGTCTTTATGTGACCTTTACATAATTACATAGataaaaactactaaaaaaaaacacaaaaatctacATGAACTAATAAATGAACCTAAAAAGATTACATGGTATAAGGTAGGTATACAAAAACCAATTGAATTTTTATGTActagtgaaaaaaaatgaaaaaggggtTTAAAACATTTACagtgttaaaaaattaatatacttaGGAAGTAAATCCATGTATATCTATAAGATACTTCTGAAAGACATGAAATAAGATAGTAAGTAAGAGATAAACCATGTTCACAGATTGGAAGATTTCATATTGCTAATATATCTattttccccaaattgatctGTAGACTCACCATGACCCAATTCTGATCccagaaaccattttttttttgataaaggACAAGTGATTCTAAAATTAGTATCTAAATGCAAAGAACCTATAACAgccaaaataatttggaaaagagGGAAAATGCTGGATAACTTACCTAACCTAATTTCCATAATTAATATAAAGCTTCAGTAATAAGATACAGTGTGGTATGCACTCTATTACAGAAAAACAGATCAATGCACAAAAATAGAGCCACACATAAACTGTCACTTTGTGCTCTGACAGAGGTGCCAAGTTAGTCCGTCTGgtgaaaggacagtcttttcactAAAaatgctgggacaactggataactataagggaagaaaatgaacctctatccatactTCCCAACAAACATAGGTCTATGAATCATAGATATAAATGTAACAATAAAACTATTAGCTTTCGAAGAAAATATAGATGATTTTTTGTAATCTTggattaggcaaagatttctcagaaaacactaaccataaaaaaaaaaaaaagataaatttgattccaaaactttaaaaacttctGTTCGTCAAAAtacatcattaagaaaatgcataGAAAAGCCCCAGACTAGGAGAATGAACAATAGTCAGCTGCACTTTTACACAATAATGCATATGAGAagtacaatgaaaataatattctattttagagtataatacataaaatatttgaattccaGGCATAAACTACTAATGATGgtataaaaggacaaataattGGAAAGCTATCCTTGATTGTATAGACTATAATAAAGATGACAACACTTCCTAATTTAGTAGATATTTTAATGTAagacaaattaatttttcttttttcttccaaggagcaagcatcttttaatttcatggctgcagtcaccatctgcagtgactttggagtaaaaaacaataaagtctctcaccgtttccactgtttccccatctatttgccatgaaataatgggaccagatgccatgatcttagttttctgaatgttgagttttaagccaactttttcactctcctctttcactttcatcaagaggctctttagctcttcttcgctttctgccataagggtggtgtcatctgcatatctgcatattgatatttcttccggcaatcttgattccagtttgtgcttcatccagcccagcatttctcttgatgtactctgcatataagttaaataagcagggtgttaaataacatttttaaacagtatttatAAGCCAAGGAAGCATGCCTTTGCTTTTAGTCTATTGACTATTCTTAATCGTGCGTTTTCATCAGATTGGATTGGGCCAATCAGGAATTCTATAATTGGTCTTTGGTTTGTTACTGGCTATTCAAACTCACTTTCAAAAAAAGGTTAAGAATACCAGATAAAAATTAGGCCATGAGCAGCTCCACATAACATCACAAGAAACATAGTCTTAGAAAATATCCTGAAGACGTGCGCTTCATACCCCTATTATTATTGAAACTGCACTCTGTCACACAGGGTAGCCTAGCAGATACAATGCTTCAGTGGCTTTTCAGTTTACTGAGGGCTCTGAACTGGAAACAGATGCATAGGAAATGTGaccagaaaaatcaaaagaaaaccctATACAAATGACAAGATTAATCATGGATATGGAATCAAGGTTGACATTCCAGAAGGCCATAAAACCCATGACGCCCGCAATCACAGAAGCAATAGCAAAAGTTACCCACAAAGAACACAGGGGAAGAGGAATTAACAATAAGGAAATGGTGAACATAGCTGTTGATGCAACAGTCACATTTCGAACAGTGTTTTCTAATATTGCAGAATACTGAtcaatgacccagagggatgggatggggagggaggtgggagggcggttcaggatggggaacacttgtaaatccatggctgattcatgtcaatgtatggcaaaaaccactacaatattgtaaagtaattagcctccaactaataaaaataaatggaaaaataaatacatgaatgccTGGTTGTATACCATTAGGGGAACTTCACACTTTTCCGTCATGTCTCAGAACTGGAGTAACATCAGCTTCTTATTGGTTGAAGAAGACATACCCATGGTTTGAATGAAGTCCTGGGAGCAAATGACTTCCTGTGATGATGTAATAttaatatcatacacaaaaagtGGAAATTCCATTAAAAAGTGGGAATATTGCTTAGAAAagctgtctttttaaaatcttgatggAGTTTTTCCATACATTTTATACATTCTTGTAACCAAAACTCTGTAAGTTTTTCATCTACATACTTACCATTTTCAAAATCTGCCAgacatttttccagtttttgcctAGTATCTTTATCCCAGTAGTCAAGAGTCTGTACAAAGTGCAGAGTTATTACAGAGCAAGGAGTGATGAGTTGTGCTGTGGATTCAGAGGCAACCAGAGAAGGCGTCAGAGAAAGCAGTATCCAAACAGACTCCGCAAGATCAATGAGACCTTGAGAGACGGGCAAGGTCCATCTCTGGGATAACCATACCCTGGGACCATAACTTGGAAATTGTTCTTCTACATTAAAATATGGTGTGATGTAAGAGTCGTCACTTGCCAAATTTCAGAGATCTAAACCTACCTGCACTCAGAAACAACCATATATACTCCTTATGATGTACAAAATGTATAGGAGCACTACAAAAATCTTGGACTGGGTGCTTGTGAGAAAAGGACCAAAGTAGTCTCTAAAGAATAGATTCACTGGAAGGATATCAGCTTTATGTTCATGCTGGAGAGAATTACATGGGAGGCAGCAGGACTATTTAATGAGGAAAATTTTTGGTCAGGTGTTTCTGGCTTCTTCAACCAGCGTAGACAGACTACTTCTCTTTTCCCATCCAGGGCCATAAATGCTCCAAAACAGGTgatgttataaaaataacaaagagcAGGGTTGTTCCTGTATAGATGCAAAAGTATTGTACAGACCTGAAAGAGGTCATAATTCCTGTATAGAAGGCCAGGACATCGGTGACGGTGGTGATTGTAATGGATACTGCCACTTTTGAATAGACATCGGACATCCGCTCACTTATGCTATCCGTGAAGCTGGTCTTCTGCCAGGCAGAAATCATGA contains:
- the LOC139036621 gene encoding patched domain-containing protein 3-like, translating into MFIMISAWQKTSFTDSISERMSDVYSKVAVSITITTVTDVLAFYTGIMTSFRLLTTGIKILGKNWKNVWQILKMSTSREMLGWMKHKLESRLPEEISICRYADDTTLMAESEEELKSLLMKVKEESEKVGLKLNIQKTKIMASGPIISWQIDGETVETLICIFGLPWWFSGKESTCQYRRHGFDL